In one Nocardia tengchongensis genomic region, the following are encoded:
- a CDS encoding lytic transglycosylase domain-containing protein, with protein MQYPSHGDEEVHTATSNGDGRTSSQFELAAFDTVNHHFGLEAIHHAATDHHPAHDHYSAMQLATRHESNCAQVDSDRSATQPWFRQRCRISAATRLSLLLSAVVVAVAGCGAEAGRIPDAVAPDYVGQLPAIRLDSVGNRLDQLHDWARPRANKHGIPERALQAYGYAAVVMAKAQPGCHLGWTTLAGIARVESDHARFRGATITADGSVLPPIRGVALNGTDGNAVILDPAATSRSGQVVYARAMGPFQFIPDTWKRWGIRASTDYGALASALESAKPVAIPDLSGSPDNIDDAALAAGRYLCASGGDLATARGWRQAILAYNHSSAYVTQVRTAAKGYDG; from the coding sequence GTGCAGTACCCCTCCCATGGCGACGAAGAAGTCCATACAGCCACTAGTAACGGCGACGGTCGCACATCCTCCCAGTTCGAGCTCGCAGCGTTCGATACCGTCAACCACCATTTCGGCCTCGAAGCCATCCACCACGCCGCGACCGACCACCACCCGGCCCACGACCACTACTCGGCCATGCAGCTAGCGACCCGTCACGAAAGCAACTGTGCACAAGTGGATTCCGACAGAAGCGCGACGCAGCCTTGGTTTCGACAGCGATGCCGCATTTCGGCAGCAACTCGCTTGTCCCTATTGCTCTCAGCAGTCGTGGTGGCTGTCGCCGGATGCGGCGCAGAAGCGGGCCGAATTCCCGATGCCGTCGCGCCAGACTACGTTGGTCAGCTTCCTGCCATCCGTCTGGACTCAGTGGGCAACAGGCTCGACCAGCTTCACGATTGGGCACGACCGCGAGCCAACAAGCACGGCATACCGGAACGGGCGCTGCAGGCCTACGGCTATGCGGCCGTGGTGATGGCCAAAGCCCAACCAGGTTGTCATCTAGGTTGGACCACGCTTGCCGGGATCGCTCGTGTGGAAAGCGATCACGCACGATTCCGGGGCGCAACCATCACCGCCGACGGGTCAGTGCTGCCACCGATTCGGGGTGTCGCGCTGAACGGCACCGACGGCAACGCCGTCATCCTTGATCCCGCCGCCACGTCCCGAAGCGGGCAAGTCGTATACGCACGAGCGATGGGACCATTTCAGTTCATCCCAGACACCTGGAAACGTTGGGGCATTCGAGCATCCACCGACTACGGCGCCCTCGCTTCCGCTCTCGAATCGGCCAAACCGGTTGCTATCCCGGACCTTTCGGGAAGTCCGGATAATATCGACGATGCGGCGCTGGCTGCCGGCCGCTATCTCTGTGCGTCCGGCGGGGACCTGGCCACCGCGAGGGGCTGGCGCCAAGCCATCCTCGCCTATAACCACTCCTCGGCCTACGTCACCCAAGTGCGCACCGCCGCAAAAGGTTACGACGGCTGA